From Bradyrhizobium sp. NDS-1, the proteins below share one genomic window:
- a CDS encoding 2-keto-4-pentenoate hydratase, which produces MLDRDQIAAASRVLVQHWRDGSKLDALEARLRPQSRAEGYAIQAALDTQSFGKRLGWKIAATSVSGQKHINVTGPLAGCIMSDTLIADGGIASMKGNEMRVGEPEFAFRMGHDLPPRAAPYSVDEVLAAVDTFHPAIEIPDSRFADFVSAGEAQLIADNACAHLFVLGAATAADWRAMDLAEERPVITLRGQRHIGHGKNVLDDPRAALAWLANELRGLGITLRAGEVVTTGTCHPPLPIQAGDHLAADFGVLGKVSVGFV; this is translated from the coding sequence ATGCTCGACAGGGATCAGATCGCGGCCGCATCGCGCGTCCTCGTTCAACATTGGCGCGACGGCTCCAAGCTTGACGCGCTGGAAGCGCGATTGCGACCGCAGAGCCGCGCCGAGGGCTACGCCATCCAGGCTGCGCTCGACACCCAGTCGTTTGGAAAACGGCTCGGCTGGAAGATCGCGGCCACGAGCGTATCAGGACAGAAGCACATCAACGTCACGGGACCGCTGGCCGGTTGCATCATGAGCGACACATTGATCGCCGATGGCGGCATCGCGTCGATGAAGGGCAACGAGATGCGCGTCGGCGAACCGGAGTTCGCCTTCCGCATGGGACACGATCTGCCGCCGCGCGCGGCGCCCTACAGCGTCGACGAGGTGCTCGCCGCCGTCGACACCTTCCATCCCGCGATCGAGATTCCCGATTCGCGCTTTGCCGATTTCGTCAGCGCGGGCGAGGCCCAGCTCATCGCCGACAATGCCTGCGCGCATCTGTTCGTGCTGGGCGCGGCGACGGCTGCCGACTGGCGCGCGATGGATCTCGCCGAGGAGCGGCCGGTGATCACCCTGCGCGGCCAGCGCCATATCGGCCACGGCAAGAACGTGCTCGACGATCCCCGCGCCGCGCTCGCCTGGCTTGCCAACGAGCTGCGGGGACTCGGAATCACCTTGCGGGCAGGGGAGGTCGTGACCACCGGCACGTGCCATCCGCCGCTGCCGATTCAGGCCGGCGATCATCTTGCCGCGGACTTTGGCGTGCTGGGGAAGGTGTCGGTGGGCTTCGTGTAG
- a CDS encoding L,D-transpeptidase — MNRSAGPLSAIRVKPAAGNPRRGWLTAGSLIIPVALGRGGILANKREGDGGTPRGSFRPRRLWWRGDRHSRPQSFLPTRIITAADAWCEDPSDRHYNQAIRLGEGQGGDRLKRADHLYDFIVEIDHNTRPRIASRGSAVFLHLARDNFGPTAGCVSMTKSAMLQLLRRLGPRTRIIIG; from the coding sequence ATGAATCGAAGCGCCGGGCCGCTCTCCGCGATCCGCGTTAAGCCTGCAGCCGGAAATCCGCGCCGAGGTTGGCTGACGGCGGGATCGCTGATCATACCGGTCGCGCTGGGGCGGGGCGGCATTCTGGCCAACAAGCGCGAGGGCGACGGCGGCACCCCCAGGGGCAGCTTCCGTCCCAGGCGGTTGTGGTGGCGGGGCGACCGCCACAGCCGGCCGCAGAGTTTCTTGCCGACCCGGATCATCACCGCAGCCGACGCCTGGTGCGAGGATCCCAGCGACCGCCATTACAACCAGGCGATCCGGCTCGGCGAGGGGCAGGGCGGTGACCGGCTCAAGCGGGCCGACCATCTCTATGACTTCATCGTCGAAATCGACCACAATACGAGGCCACGGATCGCCAGCCGTGGCAGCGCGGTATTTTTGCACCTGGCCCGCGACAATTTCGGTCCGACCGCGGGCTGCGTCTCCATGACGAAATCTGCGATGCTGCAATTGCTGCGGCGGCTGGGACCAAGGACAAGAATCATCATCGGGTGA
- a CDS encoding response regulator transcription factor: MANARKILIVDDDTDLRDTLVEQLSLHEEFEASAVDTGAKGASAAKANAPDLVLMDVGLPDTDGREVVRSLRKGGFKAPIIMLTGHDTDSDTILGLESGANDYVAKPFRFAVLLARIRAQLRQHEASEDAVFSVGPYSFRPGSKMLTAANARKVRLTEKETAILRFLYRAGQMPVSRETLLQEVWGYNSGVTTHTLETHIYRLRQKIEKDAANPEILVTEAGGYKLVP; encoded by the coding sequence ATGGCCAATGCCCGCAAGATCCTGATCGTGGATGACGATACCGATCTGCGAGACACGTTGGTGGAGCAACTATCGCTACACGAAGAATTCGAAGCCTCGGCCGTGGATACCGGCGCGAAGGGCGCGAGCGCCGCCAAGGCCAATGCCCCCGATCTCGTCCTGATGGATGTGGGTCTGCCCGACACCGACGGCCGCGAAGTGGTCCGCTCCCTGCGCAAGGGCGGCTTCAAGGCCCCGATCATCATGCTGACCGGGCACGACACCGATTCCGATACGATTTTGGGGCTGGAATCCGGCGCCAACGACTATGTGGCAAAGCCTTTCCGCTTCGCCGTCCTGCTGGCCCGCATTCGCGCCCAGCTCCGTCAGCACGAGGCCAGCGAGGACGCGGTGTTCTCGGTCGGCCCCTATTCCTTCAGGCCTGGCTCCAAGATGCTCACCGCCGCCAACGCGCGCAAGGTGCGGCTCACGGAGAAGGAAACCGCCATCCTCCGCTTCCTCTACCGCGCCGGCCAGATGCCGGTCTCGCGCGAGACCCTGCTCCAGGAGGTCTGGGGTTATAATTCCGGCGTGACCACCCATACGCTGGAAACCCACATCTACCGCCTGCGCCAGAAGATCGAGAAGGACGCCGCCAACCCGGAAATCCTGGTCACGGAAGCCGGTGGCTACAAGCTGGTGCCGTGA
- a CDS encoding cyclic nucleotide-binding domain-containing protein — protein sequence MSIDDDVALLERVPTLRLLGDASLRMLAIGSEQRDFVRGDTLFNLGDDADAGFVVQRGAFRVDDGAGAEMIAGPGALIGELALVVPMKRPSSAIALEHSSVIRVARSLFQRVLESDPAAAVRLRDEFAVRSSQIASDILMAGAKLTS from the coding sequence ATGTCAATCGACGACGACGTAGCGCTTCTCGAGCGAGTCCCGACACTGCGCCTGTTGGGAGACGCCTCGTTGCGCATGCTGGCGATCGGCTCCGAGCAGCGTGACTTCGTCCGCGGCGATACTCTGTTCAATCTCGGCGACGATGCGGATGCCGGCTTCGTGGTCCAACGCGGCGCCTTCCGGGTCGACGACGGCGCCGGCGCCGAAATGATCGCCGGTCCCGGCGCATTGATCGGCGAGCTCGCGCTGGTGGTGCCGATGAAACGGCCGTCGAGCGCGATCGCGCTGGAGCACTCCTCCGTCATCCGCGTCGCCCGCAGCCTATTCCAGCGCGTGCTCGAGAGCGACCCGGCCGCCGCCGTGCGCCTGCGCGATGAATTCGCGGTGCGCTCCAGCCAGATCGCGAGCGATATTTTGATGGCGGGTGCGAAGCTGACGTCATAG
- the xth gene encoding exodeoxyribonuclease III produces the protein MRLSLTTWNINSVRLRIDLVAKFLKSARPDVLCLQETKCIDDAFPLKRFKRLGYEHVALNGQKGYHGVAIVSRIPFESKDIRTFCDKVDSRHISVSFGEKANIAKPLVLHNFYVPAGGDIPDPALNEKFDHKLRFLDEMKACEPLHPRGDDRHILVGDLNVAPHENDVWSHKQLLKVVSHTPVETEKLQAALQAGEWVDVARERIPMSEKVYTWWSYRSADWTVGDRGRRLDHIWVSRALKDAVSDFKILRDARSWERPSDHVPVTVTLEV, from the coding sequence ATGCGTCTTTCCCTGACAACCTGGAACATCAATTCGGTGCGGCTGCGCATCGATCTGGTCGCGAAATTCCTCAAGAGCGCGCGGCCGGACGTGCTGTGCCTGCAGGAAACCAAGTGCATCGACGATGCGTTTCCGCTGAAGCGCTTCAAGCGGCTTGGCTACGAGCACGTCGCGCTGAACGGGCAGAAAGGCTATCACGGCGTCGCCATCGTCTCGAGGATTCCATTCGAATCGAAGGACATCCGCACCTTCTGCGACAAGGTAGATTCGCGCCACATCTCGGTGTCGTTCGGCGAGAAGGCCAATATCGCAAAGCCGCTGGTGCTGCATAATTTCTACGTCCCCGCCGGCGGCGACATTCCCGATCCCGCGCTGAACGAGAAGTTCGACCACAAGCTTCGCTTCCTCGACGAGATGAAGGCGTGCGAGCCGCTGCATCCGCGCGGCGATGACAGGCACATCCTGGTCGGCGATCTCAATGTCGCCCCGCACGAAAACGACGTGTGGTCGCACAAGCAGCTTCTGAAGGTGGTCTCGCATACGCCTGTCGAAACCGAGAAGCTCCAGGCCGCGCTCCAGGCCGGCGAATGGGTCGACGTCGCACGCGAGCGCATTCCGATGTCCGAGAAGGTCTACACGTGGTGGAGCTACCGTTCCGCCGACTGGACCGTCGGCGATCGCGGCCGCAGGCTCGACCACATTTGGGTCTCGCGCGCGCTGAAAGACGCGGTCAGTGATTTCAAGATTCTTCGCGATGCGCGGAGCTGGGAGCGGCCGTCGGACCATGTGCCGGTCACGGTGACGTTGGAGGTGTGA
- a CDS encoding outer membrane lipoprotein carrier protein LolA codes for MAGVLLVTAAMVTTTSLAQTVPVPKPAPKGRDGAQSGGAGPAVTGATQAPPNPVIPDPRRNVPSSIFQTFDANQKAQAAKVSAYLSSLQTLVGNFVQVGPDGSKTQGDFYIQKPGKVRFEYDAPSPIDIVADGSSLVVRDRKLATQDVYPLSQTPLRFLLSDRIDLMKDTNVVNVSADDVFVSVTIEEKQALVGTSRLLLMFGAKDGQLKQWTVTDPQGYDTTIAVYNLDTSKKLDPGMFKIDFTNYGPSPG; via the coding sequence GTGGCCGGCGTGCTGCTCGTCACTGCCGCGATGGTGACCACGACGTCGCTCGCGCAGACCGTGCCGGTGCCGAAGCCCGCACCGAAGGGCCGTGATGGTGCTCAATCCGGAGGCGCTGGGCCGGCTGTCACCGGCGCGACGCAGGCGCCCCCGAATCCGGTGATCCCGGATCCGCGCCGCAACGTGCCGAGCAGCATCTTCCAGACCTTCGATGCGAACCAGAAGGCTCAGGCGGCCAAGGTCAGCGCCTATCTGTCCTCGCTGCAGACGCTGGTCGGAAATTTCGTCCAGGTCGGCCCCGACGGCAGCAAGACCCAAGGCGATTTCTACATTCAGAAGCCGGGCAAGGTCCGCTTCGAATATGACGCGCCGAGCCCGATCGACATCGTCGCCGACGGGTCCTCGCTGGTGGTGCGCGACCGCAAGCTTGCGACGCAGGATGTCTACCCGCTGTCGCAGACGCCGCTGCGCTTCCTGCTGTCCGACCGCATCGACCTGATGAAGGACACCAACGTCGTCAACGTCTCCGCCGACGACGTCTTCGTCAGCGTCACCATCGAGGAGAAGCAGGCGCTGGTCGGCACCAGCCGTCTCCTGTTGATGTTCGGCGCCAAGGACGGCCAGTTGAAGCAGTGGACCGTCACCGACCCGCAGGGCTACGACACCACGATCGCGGTCTATAATCTCGATACGAGCAAGAAGCTCGATCCCGGCATGTTCAAGATCGACTTCACCAATTACGGCCCGTCGCCGGGTTGA
- a CDS encoding DNA translocase FtsK, with amino-acid sequence MSMSAIERVIPLVGHLPPSIREGLARRMRELTGLGLIALSGVASAALMTWSVQDPSLSHATSRPIRNILGYAGAIGADLAMQILGLGAIMLVLTVAVWGWRMMTHRPFDREALRLGSWILCTVIAAGFVSCWPHGGAWPLPTGLGGVVGDALVRAPAVIFGPAGTIYRIVLGTILFAALAATFLIACGLGAREHDDDLAEIEDDDKPLDEDEENDRGSVSLGWLFHALMSTKARLGWLLGAAYRSLVSSGPKTKAAAFSRQEPNLGGGRAAPSISPQPEDEHDEDEHEEVEEEEEEEPVARAPRKKAAPKAPAKKSSDKFELPSVSVLAAPKAGDRQPLSKAELEANSRSLEGVLQDFGVRGEIVKANPGPVVTLYELEPAPGIKSSRVIGLSDDIARSMSALSARVAVVPGRNAIGIELPNAHREKVYLRELLIAKEATDTVAKLPLCLGKTIGGDPVIIDLARTPHMLIAGTTGSGKSVAINTMILSLVYRLRPDQCRLIMVDPKMLELSVYDGIPHLLTPVVTDPKKAVVALKWAVREMEERYKNMAKLGVRNIDGYNTRLLELKAKGEEPTRTVHTGFDKETGKAIYEEEKLSLDPLPYIVIIVDEMADLMMVAGKDIEGAVQRLAQMARAAGLHVILATQRPSVDVITGTIKANFPTRIAFQVTSKIDSRTILGEMGAEQLLGQGDMLYMAGGGRISRVHGPFASDEEVEKVVRHLKTQGQPEYLEAVTAEEPTEDEDGAVFDATGMGGDGGGDLFQQAVAIVKRDRKASTSYIQRRLQIGYNRAASLMERMELEGIVGPANHAGKREILVEEEDSHM; translated from the coding sequence ATGAGCATGTCGGCAATCGAACGTGTCATTCCACTGGTCGGCCATCTGCCGCCTTCGATCCGTGAGGGTCTGGCGCGGCGCATGCGCGAGCTCACCGGCCTTGGCCTGATCGCACTGTCCGGCGTCGCCTCGGCGGCGCTGATGACCTGGTCGGTGCAGGATCCCAGTCTCAGCCACGCCACCTCGCGGCCGATCCGCAACATCCTCGGCTATGCCGGCGCGATCGGCGCCGATCTTGCGATGCAGATTCTCGGGCTCGGCGCCATCATGCTGGTCCTGACCGTCGCGGTCTGGGGCTGGCGCATGATGACGCATCGCCCGTTCGATCGCGAGGCGCTGCGGCTGGGCTCCTGGATTCTCTGTACGGTGATTGCGGCGGGCTTCGTCAGCTGCTGGCCCCACGGCGGCGCATGGCCGCTGCCGACCGGCCTCGGCGGCGTGGTCGGCGACGCCCTGGTGCGCGCGCCCGCGGTAATTTTCGGACCGGCCGGCACGATCTATCGCATCGTGCTCGGCACGATCCTGTTCGCCGCGCTGGCCGCGACATTCCTGATCGCCTGCGGTCTTGGTGCCCGTGAGCATGACGACGACCTCGCGGAGATCGAGGATGACGACAAGCCGCTCGACGAAGACGAGGAGAACGATCGCGGCTCGGTGTCGCTGGGCTGGCTATTCCATGCGCTGATGAGCACCAAGGCACGGTTGGGCTGGCTGCTTGGCGCCGCCTATCGATCGCTGGTCTCGAGCGGACCGAAGACCAAGGCCGCCGCATTCAGCCGCCAGGAGCCGAATCTCGGCGGCGGCCGCGCCGCGCCCTCGATCTCGCCGCAGCCCGAAGACGAACACGACGAGGACGAGCACGAAGAGGTCGAAGAGGAGGAAGAGGAGGAGCCCGTCGCGCGCGCCCCGCGCAAGAAGGCCGCGCCGAAAGCTCCTGCCAAGAAATCCTCCGACAAGTTCGAGCTTCCGTCCGTGTCCGTGCTGGCCGCACCCAAGGCCGGCGATCGCCAACCGCTCAGCAAGGCCGAGCTGGAAGCCAATTCCCGCTCGCTCGAAGGCGTGCTGCAGGATTTCGGCGTGCGCGGCGAGATCGTGAAGGCCAATCCGGGTCCCGTCGTCACGCTGTACGAGCTGGAGCCGGCGCCCGGCATCAAATCGTCGCGCGTGATCGGCCTTTCCGACGATATCGCCCGGTCGATGAGCGCCCTGTCGGCGCGCGTCGCCGTCGTGCCCGGCCGCAATGCCATCGGCATCGAGCTGCCCAATGCGCATCGCGAAAAGGTCTATTTGCGCGAACTGCTGATCGCAAAGGAGGCGACCGACACGGTTGCGAAGCTGCCGCTCTGCCTCGGCAAGACCATCGGCGGCGACCCTGTTATCATCGACCTTGCGCGCACGCCGCACATGCTGATCGCCGGCACCACCGGCTCGGGCAAGTCGGTCGCGATCAACACCATGATCCTCAGCCTGGTCTACCGGCTGCGTCCTGACCAGTGCCGGCTGATCATGGTCGATCCGAAGATGCTCGAACTCTCCGTCTATGACGGCATCCCCCATCTGCTCACGCCCGTCGTGACCGACCCGAAGAAGGCGGTGGTCGCGCTGAAATGGGCCGTGCGCGAGATGGAAGAGCGCTACAAGAACATGGCCAAGCTCGGTGTGCGCAACATCGACGGCTACAACACACGCCTGCTCGAATTGAAGGCCAAGGGCGAAGAGCCGACGCGCACGGTTCATACCGGCTTCGACAAGGAGACCGGCAAGGCGATCTACGAGGAAGAGAAGCTCTCGCTCGACCCGCTGCCCTACATCGTCATCATCGTCGACGAAATGGCCGACCTGATGATGGTGGCCGGCAAGGACATCGAAGGCGCAGTGCAGCGCCTCGCGCAGATGGCACGCGCCGCCGGCCTGCACGTGATCCTCGCGACGCAGCGTCCGTCGGTCGACGTCATCACCGGCACCATCAAGGCGAACTTCCCGACCCGCATCGCCTTCCAGGTGACGTCCAAGATCGACAGCCGTACCATTCTGGGTGAGATGGGTGCCGAGCAGCTGCTCGGCCAGGGCGACATGCTCTACATGGCCGGCGGCGGCCGCATCAGCCGCGTGCACGGACCTTTTGCGTCCGACGAGGAAGTCGAGAAGGTCGTGCGTCACCTCAAGACGCAGGGGCAACCGGAATATCTCGAAGCGGTTACCGCCGAGGAGCCGACCGAGGACGAGGACGGCGCGGTGTTCGATGCGACCGGCATGGGCGGGGATGGCGGCGGCGATCTATTCCAGCAAGCCGTTGCGATCGTCAAACGCGACCGCAAGGCATCGACCAGCTACATCCAGCGCCGCCTGCAGATCGGCTACAACCGCGCCGCTTCACTGATGGAGCGCATGGAACTGGAAGGCATCGTCGGACCCGCCAACCATGCCGGCAAGCGCGAGATTCTGGTCGAGGAAGAAGACAGCCATATGTGA
- a CDS encoding aminotransferase class I/II-fold pyridoxal phosphate-dependent enzyme yields MAMTASSRAPQAGGSPDTERSPFVRLNELLAPHQPGKPLISLAVGEPQHPVPDFVGPVLARHIADFGRYPMNQGTDPFRQAASTWLSSRFKLPRPLDPKSEILVLNGSREGLFLAAIVAKRYVGPRPGKPAILMPNPFYPVYGAGALAAGCEPVHLPTTVENGFLPDLDAIDEATLARTVAFYLASPANPQGSVASRDYFTRLKSLADRYGFMILSDECYSEIYTREAPGSALECAGSDFTRVAAFQSLSKRSNLPGLRVGFAAGDKTFIGMFLELRNIAAPQVPVPLQHVATFAYGDEAHVEENRRLYRIKFDLADQIIGNRYFYRRPDAGFCVWLNTSAIGDDVSVCLKLFKEAGVRVVPGSFLARQQPDGFNPGAGYIRLALVQDGETTAQALHRLVETLG; encoded by the coding sequence ATGGCTATGACCGCTTCATCCCGCGCGCCGCAGGCCGGTGGAAGCCCCGATACCGAACGCTCGCCCTTCGTCCGGCTGAACGAGCTGCTGGCGCCGCACCAGCCCGGCAAGCCCTTGATTTCGCTTGCCGTCGGTGAACCGCAGCATCCCGTGCCTGATTTCGTCGGCCCGGTGCTGGCCAGGCACATCGCCGATTTCGGCCGCTATCCGATGAACCAGGGCACCGATCCGTTCCGTCAGGCGGCCAGCACCTGGCTGTCGTCGCGATTCAAGCTGCCGCGGCCACTCGACCCCAAAAGCGAGATTCTCGTCCTCAATGGCAGCCGCGAGGGGCTGTTCCTCGCCGCGATCGTGGCGAAGCGTTACGTCGGCCCGCGTCCCGGCAAGCCCGCGATCCTGATGCCGAACCCGTTCTATCCGGTCTATGGCGCCGGCGCCTTGGCTGCGGGCTGCGAGCCGGTCCATCTGCCGACGACGGTCGAAAACGGTTTCCTGCCCGATCTCGACGCCATCGACGAAGCGACGCTGGCGCGCACCGTGGCGTTCTATCTGGCCTCGCCCGCCAATCCGCAGGGCTCGGTCGCCTCGCGCGATTATTTCACGCGCCTGAAAAGCCTCGCCGATCGCTACGGCTTCATGATCCTCAGCGACGAGTGCTATTCGGAGATTTACACCCGCGAAGCACCGGGCAGTGCGCTCGAATGCGCGGGTTCGGATTTCACCCGTGTGGCCGCGTTCCAGTCGCTGTCGAAGCGCTCGAACCTGCCGGGCCTGCGTGTCGGCTTCGCCGCCGGCGACAAGACTTTCATCGGGATGTTCCTGGAGCTGCGCAACATCGCCGCTCCCCAGGTGCCGGTGCCGCTCCAGCACGTCGCGACCTTTGCCTATGGCGACGAAGCGCATGTCGAGGAGAATCGCAGGCTTTACCGGATCAAGTTCGATCTCGCCGACCAGATCATCGGCAATCGCTACTTCTATCGCCGGCCCGATGCCGGCTTCTGCGTCTGGCTCAACACGTCCGCGATCGGCGACGACGTGTCGGTGTGTCTGAAGCTCTTCAAGGAAGCGGGCGTGCGTGTGGTGCCCGGCAGCTTTCTGGCGCGGCAGCAGCCTGACGGATTCAATCCGGGCGCGGGCTACATTCGCCTTGCGCTGGTGCAGGATGGCGAGACCACGGCGCAGGCGCTGCACCGCCTGGTCGAGACTCTGGGTTAG
- a CDS encoding GFA family protein — MRLEGGCYCGAVRYVAEGDPSMQAQCHCRECQYITGGAPNIFIAMPAAGFTYITGQSQQFTRKDLERAITREFCPECGTHLANNVPGLPVVVVKVGTLDEPGQFQPQMAIYTCDRQTFHAIPESMPAFAKLPGH; from the coding sequence ATGCGTTTGGAAGGCGGATGCTATTGCGGCGCCGTGCGCTACGTGGCCGAAGGCGATCCGAGCATGCAGGCCCAGTGTCACTGCCGCGAGTGCCAGTACATTACCGGCGGCGCGCCCAACATTTTCATCGCAATGCCGGCGGCTGGCTTTACCTACATCACCGGCCAATCCCAACAGTTCACGCGTAAGGACCTCGAACGCGCCATCACGCGGGAGTTCTGTCCCGAATGCGGCACACATCTGGCGAACAACGTTCCGGGCTTGCCTGTCGTCGTCGTGAAGGTTGGTACGTTGGACGAGCCGGGACAGTTCCAGCCGCAAATGGCGATCTACACCTGCGACAGGCAGACGTTTCATGCGATCCCGGAGAGCATGCCGGCATTCGCGAAGCTGCCGGGGCATTGA
- a CDS encoding ammonium transporter — translation MTFKRPYGAGLAALAVGLFAATAAYAEPTVNKGDNAWMMTSTVLVLLMTIPGLALFYGGLVRSKNMLSVLMQVFYTVCVVTVIWAVYGYSLTFTGGSDFIGGFSKAFMMGVTTDTKAATFSVDANISELIYVCFQMTFAAITPALIVGAFAERMKFAAIALFVPLWVTLVYFPIAHMVWYWQGPDLLQDAAKALAAATDAAAKTAAQAKLDELNADAGWIFKMGAIDFAGGTVVHINAGIAGLIGALLIGKRVGYGKELMAPHSLTMSMIGASLLWVGWFGFNAGSNLEASGGAALAMTNSFVATAAAALSWMFAEWIIKGHPSVLGVISGAVAGLVAVTPAAGFSGVMGAIVLGLVVGVVCLFFCTVVKNALGYDDSLDVFGVHCVGGIVGAIGTGILVNPALGGAGIVDYTAIPPKVADYDFAVQMMAQIKAVATTLVWSGIGSAILYKVVDVIVGLRTNVESEREGLDITEHTERAYNM, via the coding sequence ATGACGTTTAAGCGTCCCTATGGCGCGGGATTGGCGGCTCTTGCAGTCGGCCTGTTCGCTGCGACCGCAGCCTACGCCGAGCCAACGGTCAACAAGGGAGACAACGCCTGGATGATGACATCGACAGTGCTCGTGCTGTTGATGACGATCCCCGGCCTTGCGCTGTTCTATGGCGGTCTCGTCCGCTCCAAGAACATGCTCTCCGTCCTGATGCAGGTGTTCTACACCGTCTGCGTCGTCACCGTGATCTGGGCCGTGTACGGCTACAGCCTCACCTTCACCGGCGGCTCCGACTTCATCGGCGGCTTCTCCAAGGCCTTCATGATGGGCGTGACCACCGATACGAAGGCAGCGACCTTCTCGGTCGACGCCAACATCTCGGAGCTCATCTATGTCTGCTTCCAGATGACCTTCGCGGCGATCACGCCCGCCCTCATCGTCGGCGCTTTTGCCGAGCGCATGAAGTTCGCGGCGATCGCGCTGTTCGTCCCGCTCTGGGTCACGCTGGTCTACTTCCCGATCGCGCACATGGTCTGGTACTGGCAGGGTCCGGATCTGCTCCAGGACGCCGCCAAGGCGCTCGCTGCCGCAACTGACGCGGCGGCAAAGACCGCGGCGCAGGCCAAGCTCGACGAGCTCAACGCCGACGCCGGCTGGATCTTCAAGATGGGCGCGATCGACTTCGCGGGCGGCACCGTGGTGCACATCAACGCGGGTATCGCAGGCCTCATCGGCGCCCTCCTGATCGGCAAGCGTGTCGGTTACGGCAAGGAGCTGATGGCCCCGCACTCGCTGACCATGTCGATGATCGGCGCCTCGCTGCTCTGGGTCGGCTGGTTCGGCTTCAACGCCGGCTCCAACCTGGAAGCCAGCGGCGGCGCTGCGCTCGCCATGACCAACTCCTTCGTCGCCACCGCAGCCGCCGCGCTGTCGTGGATGTTCGCGGAGTGGATCATCAAGGGCCATCCGTCGGTGCTCGGCGTCATCTCCGGCGCCGTCGCGGGCCTCGTGGCCGTCACGCCTGCCGCCGGTTTCTCCGGCGTGATGGGCGCGATCGTCCTCGGTCTCGTGGTCGGCGTGGTCTGCCTGTTCTTCTGCACCGTCGTGAAGAACGCGCTCGGCTACGATGACTCGCTCGACGTGTTCGGCGTGCACTGCGTCGGCGGCATCGTCGGCGCCATCGGCACCGGCATTCTCGTCAACCCCGCTCTCGGCGGCGCCGGCATCGTCGACTACACCGCGATCCCGCCGAAGGTCGCCGATTACGACTTCGCCGTGCAGATGATGGCCCAGATCAAGGCCGTCGCCACCACGCTGGTGTGGTCGGGCATCGGTTCGGCGATCCTCTACAAGGTCGTCGACGTGATCGTCGGACTGCGCACCAATGTCGAGAGCGAGCGTGAAGGTCTCGACATCACCGAGCACACCGAACGCGCCTACAACATGTAA
- a CDS encoding P-II family nitrogen regulator yields the protein MKIVMAIIKPFKLEEVRDALTAIGVHGLTVTEVKGYGRQKGHTEIYRGAEYAVSFLPKIKIEVAVASDQVDKTIDAITSAAKTGQIGDGKIFVINLDHAVRIRTGEADAAAL from the coding sequence ATGAAAATTGTTATGGCGATTATTAAGCCATTCAAGCTGGAAGAAGTCCGGGACGCCCTGACCGCCATCGGCGTTCACGGTCTCACGGTGACGGAAGTCAAGGGATATGGCCGCCAGAAGGGTCATACGGAAATCTATCGCGGCGCCGAATATGCCGTGAGCTTCCTGCCCAAGATCAAGATCGAGGTCGCTGTCGCCTCCGACCAGGTCGACAAGACCATCGACGCCATCACGTCTGCCGCGAAAACCGGACAGATCGGCGACGGCAAGATCTTCGTCATCAACCTCGACCACGCGGTGCGCATCCGCACCGGCGAGGCCGATGCCGCGGCCCTCTGA